The stretch of DNA GCGACCCCTGCCGCGGCCCCGATCCCCTGCAGCACCCGCCCCACCAGCAACCAGTCGACCGTGGGCGTCACAGCGCAAATCAGGCTGCCAAGGATGTAGATCACAAAGAATGCAAGAGTGGTGGGGCGCCGTCCGAAGGCATCGGACACCGGTCCGCTGATCAGTTGGGCGAGCGAAAAACCTGCGAAATAGACGGTCAGGGTCAGTTTGATCGTGGCCGGATCCGTCTGGAAAGTGCGGACCAGCGTTGGCATGGCCGGCGTATAGAGCGCCATGCTGATCGAGCCCATGGCAACCAGCAGCCCACCGATGATGGCGGTGCGCATCGGAGACATGACGGGCGTCATGCTTGTGGCTCCCGGTCATCGGTCATCAGATTGCTGCGCATGAGCTTGAGGGCTTGCCGAAGCTGCTCGATCGCCTCCGGTGCCATCCCCTGCGTCGCGGAGCAGCGGGTTGCCGCAGCGATTTCCATGACCCGTTCGATGATGGGGCCAGCATTCGGCGTGACCCGAATCAGCTTGGCGCGGCGGTCGTCCGGATCCGGCAACCGCTCCACCAGGCCTCTCGCCTCCAGCTTGTCGAGGAAGCCCACCAGCGTCATCGGCTCGATGCTCATGAGTTCCGCAAGGCTCGTCTGCCGCAAGCCCTCGAAAGTCGCGGCATAGGCGAGAGTACGTGCCTCGCCCGAGGTGAGGCCAAGGCCCGCGCGTTCGAACGCCTGGTCCGTGCGCCGACGCATGAGTCGGGCAACCTCGAAAATGAGAAAGCCGATATTCTCGGTGGGCGGGCGCATTATATCGGGATAATATAATAAGGTTGGCGAAGCATATAGTCCGCCACATGTGATTATAAGCCGTTAATCCTGCCTGCGACATTCAGCATCGGCTTGGGGAATTGATCCTGCCGTGCCTGTCTGTGGCAGAATGCTCAGTGCCCGATAATGTCATTGAAGCCCGTGTTCGAGCGTTTTCGAGCAATGTGGGTCCCGGTTCGCGTGGTCAAATG from Rhodoligotrophos sp. CJ14 encodes:
- a CDS encoding MarR family winged helix-turn-helix transcriptional regulator, which produces MRPPTENIGFLIFEVARLMRRRTDQAFERAGLGLTSGEARTLAYAATFEGLRQTSLAELMSIEPMTLVGFLDKLEARGLVERLPDPDDRRAKLIRVTPNAGPIIERVMEIAAATRCSATQGMAPEAIEQLRQALKLMRSNLMTDDREPQA